One genomic region from Augochlora pura isolate Apur16 chromosome 7, APUR_v2.2.1, whole genome shotgun sequence encodes:
- the Noa36 gene encoding zinc finger protein 330 homolog Noa36, with translation MPKKKTGQRRKAEKQKLRQKEIRTAKDQVDLAKFPCNAVMECDKCNKKQKSRAFCYFCQSLQRLPLCAHCGKMKCMLKTGDCIVRHPGIFTTGLGMVGAICDHCEAWICHGRRCLTTHACICPLAEAICQECERGVWDHGGRIFRCSFCNCFLCEDDQFEHQASCQVLEAESFKCQSCNRLGQYSCLRCKTCYCEDHVRRKGFKYEKNKPIPCPKCSYETSQTKDLSMSTRTHKFGRQNQSGLYESDEESDYNYYGNQSQGYSSENYTLDDEDEDEEDGDDDEDDDDDDDDDDDDDDDDDEEAIEGEQNESLSETEENDNKKLLRT, from the exons ATGCCAAAGAAAAAGACAGGTCAAAGAAGAAAAGcggagaaacaaaaattgagaCAAAAAGAAATTCGGACTGCAAAAGATCAAGTAGATCTAGCGAAATTTCCTTGCAATGCAGTAATG GAATGTGATAAGTGCAATAAGAAACAGAAGAGTAGGGcattttgctatttttgtCAAAGTCTACAACGGTTACCTTTGTGTGCACATTGTGGAAAGATGAAATGTATGTTAAAAACTGGAGATTGCATTGTTCGTCATCCTGGAATATTTACTACTGGATTAGGTATGGTG GGTGCAATATGTGATCATTGCGAAGCATGGATCTGTCATGGAAGGCGCTGTCTTACAACTCATGCATGTATATGTCCATTGGCAGAAGCAATTTGTCAAGAATGTGAAAGAGGTGTATGGGATCATGGTGGTAGAATATTTCGCTGCTCATTTTGCAACTGCTTCCTTTGTGAAGATGACCAGTTTGAACATCAAGCATCATGCCAAGTTTTGGAAGCAGAaagttttaaat GTCAATCGTGCAATCGTTTGGGTCAGTACTCCTGTTTGAGGTGTAAAACATGCTATTGTGAAGACCATGTCCGAAGAAAAGGTTTCaagtatgaaaaaaataagcCAATACCTTGTCCAAAATGTAGTTATGAAACATCTCAGACGAAAGATCTTAGCATGTCAA cacGAACTCATAAATTTGGTCGACAAAATCAAAGCGGATTGTATGAATCTGATGAAGAAagtgattataattattatg GAAATCAATCTCAGGGTTATAGTTCTGAGAATTATACTCTTGATGATGAAGACGAAGATGAAGAAGATGGTGATGATGATgaggatgatgatgatgatgatgatgacgacgatgatgatgatgatgatgatgatgaagaGGCAATAGAGGGGGAACAAAATGAATCATTAAGTGAAACTGAAGAAAATGACAACAAGAAGTTACTCCGAacttaa
- the Taldo gene encoding transaldolase, which translates to MSESQSKKVKMASSLTQLKEFTTIVADTGDFQAMEQFKPVDATTNPSLILAAASQKKYAHLIDKAVHYGKKTGSTLAEQVEAALDITCVLFGKEILNIVPGRVSTEVDARLSFNKEASIEKAKKLISLYEELGVNKDRVLIKLASTWEGIQAANELEEKYGIHCNLTLLFSFAQAVACAEAGVTLISPFVGRILDWYVANTDKKSYEAKADPGVVSVTKIYNYYKKFGYKTVVMGASFRNVGEIKELAGCDYLTISPKLLEDLEKSNEPIRKALSVESAKKSDLQKISLDEAEFRWLLNEDQMASDKLSDGIRKFAVDVRKLEKLLQEKIQS; encoded by the exons ATGAGCGAATCTCAATCGAAGAAAGTCAAGATGGCAAGCTCGTTAACGCAATTAAAGGAATTCACGACAATTGTCGCCGATACTGGTGACTTCCAAG CGATGGAACAATTTAAACCAGTAGATGCAACTACAAATCCCTCTTTGATTCTTGCTGCTGCTAGCCAAAAAAAATATGCACATTTAATTGATAAAGCTGTGCACTATGGGAAGAAAACTGGATC tACTTTGGCAGAACAAGTTGAAGCAGCTTTAGATATTACATGTGTTCTTTTTGGTAAAGagattttaaacattgttccTGGGAGAGTTTCTACAGAAGTAGATGCTAGGCtatcttttaataaagaaGCCAGTATTGAAAAAGCAAAAAAGTTAATTAGTTTGTACGAAGAACTTGGTGTAAACAAAGATCGTGTGTTAATTAAACTTGCATCTACTTGGGAAGGTATTCAAGCAGCAAA cgaattggaagaaaaatatgGAATCCATTGTAATTTAAcgcttctattttcttttgcaCAAGCTGTAGCATGTGCAGAAGCTGGTGTTACTCTCATATCACCATTTGTTGGTAGAATCTTGGACTG gtATGTAGCAAACACAGATAAGAAATCATATGAAGCTAAAGCAGATCCAGGTGTTGTATCTGtaactaaaatttataattattacaaaaagtTTGGATACAAAACTGTTGTTATGGGAGCTTCATTTAGAAATGTTG GTGAAATTAAAGAACTAGCCGGTTGCGATTACTTAACCATTAGTCCGAAATTATTGGAAGATTTAGAAAAGAGTAATGAACCGATTCGTAAAGCACTTTCAGTGGAATCAGCTAAGAAAAGCGATCTTCAGAAGATAAGTTTGGATGAAGCGGAATTCAGATGGCTTCTTAATGAAGATCAAATGGCGTCTGATAAATTAAGCGACGGTATTCGCAAGTTCGCAGTAGACGTTcgcaaattagaaaaattactgCAAGAAAAAATACAGTCTTAA
- the LOC144473513 gene encoding LOW QUALITY PROTEIN: ATPase family AAA domain-containing protein 2 (The sequence of the model RefSeq protein was modified relative to this genomic sequence to represent the inferred CDS: deleted 1 base in 1 codon), with translation MKIMSDDDAALDSMDTEEDIFIPRSRSLGSNARRVKSLRTLRSHSNTNSHISMNNLSVRRSTRNRMQTYDNLNTSWILGTQTLKGYPMFQQHGSSSDKEMVDEVPERKRDLRERMPLRSRENHPPNKNSSRHMRERGEHDRQNSRERRSRVDRDLRDKTEQEKDIRDLKDRQERDRTEREHKEKIGTRSKPNEEKDARTRKSDSPCRLREGPVTRLGGNLIEKDVKPKVEQDEGDEDSSQESEKAENNDNSENEDGYEDMYTRIKRTRRSTQQQLPRVVDSDLSESSDSPGPRKYSLRQKKPTVDRFQANVEPVRRSIKALRSVLSNSMRRRKHRSKSTSSSDSSDSEPQRYDKKKSKKARQSAIPQGGPPDRKADINPITLDTNIRFNDVGGLESHIHCLKEMVVFPMMYPDVFDRYHITPPKGVLFHGPPGTGKTLIARALANECSQGSRKMAFFMRKGADCLSKWVGESERQLRLLFEQAQQMKPSIIFFDEIDGLAPVRSTKQDQIHASIVSTLLALMDGLSDRGEVIVIGATNRIDAIDPALRRPGRFDRELFFPLPAMKERLEILKIHVSKWKNSPSEQLLEILAEKATGYCGSDLRALCTEAVLQGLRRTYPQIYMTSNRLLLDPERVEVKKRDFLQASSMLVSSSQRVSPCARRKLQAFMEPLLGPPLEELISSIKGVFPQGINPVMAKVKITKGIHRPRLLISGGNLSEGQGPHLAQALLYHMEHLPVQTLDVSTLFAESGRSPEETCVQVFNEAARNVPSIIYIRSIDQWWPLVPETVKAVFLCRIAALDPSLPILILATSDTMYQDLPNQLRSLFSELRGEVYSMKTPTAEQRSKFFRPIFMIQSLKSPKIKDDKIEILEELPLAPDPIPKKLTEEERKILYEKEEVSLRELRIFLREICAKLARNRQFFMFTKPVDTEEVPDYNMIIKQPMDLETMMTKIDMHCYLCARDFLDDIDLICKNALEYNPDSLRDRPSLGILKRDPADKLIRHRACSLRDNAYALIKAELDSDFEDKCREISKNRRVIESKSNHNTENKIQSKSTLEQPESTTERSEKKDTGSPSHALVVNGKRYSNSRKRRIPAWARGFVKKVHKKKKIAFDDSVTTFDSKVCLTNETTSIDLEKFQEFETEANSVLNGHVPLFNNSDTENDSQNENSKDAQTAQTNCVTEQRIDELENIHICFVEEEKHEKNTENAGSNSSSRRESMDELSFAIESDSSPARFEENEKLIVDKNELETAWQHTVDVTKDFPVEVLCDIYVQLSRCVGKYAQSYDRKSLPKDLLKEVKRFEEFKTTYEKGHHVANQTEML, from the exons ATGAAG aTAATGTCAGATGATGATGCTGCATTGGATTCGATGGATACAgaagaagatatttttattcctagaAGCAGAAGTCTTGGCTCTAATGCCAGAAGGGTGAAAAGTTTACGTACTTTGCGATCACATTCAAATACAAATTCTCATATATCTATGAACAATTTAAGCGTACGTCGCAGTACACGTAACAGAATGCAAACGTATGATAATCTTAATACTAGTTGGATTTTAG GGACACAAACATTAAAAGGTTATCCCATGTTTCAACAACATGGTTCTTCATCTGATAAAGAGATGGTGGATGAAGTCCCTGAAAGAAAACGTGATCTCAGAGAGCGTATGCCTCTTAGATCACGCGAGAATCATCCTcccaataaaaattcatcgaggCACatgagggagagaggagaacACGATCGACAAAATAGTAGAGAACGTAGAAGTAGGGTTGATCGTGATCTTAGGGATAAAACAGAACAAGAAAAAGATATTAGAGATCTTAAAGATAGACAAGAAAGAGATAGAACAGAAAGAGAACATAAAGAGAAAATAGGAACTAGAAGTAAACCAAATGAGGAAAAAGATGCGAG AACAAGAAAATCTGATAGTCCCTGTAGGCTCAGAGAAGGTCCCGTGACAAGACTAGgaggaaatttaattgaaaaagatgTAAAACCTAAAGTAGAACAAGATGAAGGTGATGAAGACAGTTCTCAAGAAAGCGAGAAGGcagaaaataatgataattctGAAAACGAAGAT GGTTATGAAGATATGTACACACGTATTAAACGAACTAGGAGATCAACGCAACAACAATTACCAAGGG TGGTAGATAGTGATTTAAGTGAATCTTCAGATTCACCTGGCCCTAGAAAATATAGCTTACGTCAA AAAAAACCGACTGTAGATAGATTTCAAGCTAATGTAGAACCGGTTCGACGATCTATAAAGGCACTAAGAAGTGTTCTTAGCAATTCCATGAGAAGACGTAAACATAGGAGTAAAAGTACAAGCTCTAGTGATTCCAGTGATTCAGAACCTCAGCgttacgataaaaaaaaaagcaagaaAGCAAG gCAATCGGCAATACCTCAAGGTGGACCACCTGATCGCAAAGCAGATATAAACCCAATAACTTTAGATACTAATATTAGGTTTAATGATGTTGGAGGTTTAGAATCACACATTCACTGCCTTAAAGAAATGGTTGTTTTTCCTATGATGTATCCAGACGTATTTGACCGTTATCACATTACTCCACCAAAAGGAGTATTATTTCATGGCCCACCAG gaaCTGGTAAGACATTAATAGCTAGAGCACTGGCAAACGAATGTAGTCAAGGCAGTAGAAAAATGGCATTCTTTATGAGAAAAGGCGCAGATTGTCTATCTAAATGGGTTGGAGAATCAGAACGCCAATTACGTTTGTTATTTGAGCAGGCTCAACAAATGAAACCGtccataatatttttcgatgaaaTAGATGGCCTTGCACCTGTTAGAAGTACGAAGCAGGATCAGATTCATGCTAGTATTGTGTCTACTCTTCTGGCACTTATGGATGGCCTCAGTGATAGAGGGGAG GTTATAGTTATTGGAGCAACAAATAGAATAGATGCTATTGATCCAGCTTTGCGAAGACCTGGTCGTTTCGATCGTGAATTATTTTTCCCCTTACCTGCCATGAAAGAaagattagaaattttaaagatcCATGTCAGCAAATGGAAAAATTCTCCATCAGAACAATTGTTAGAAATACTAGCTGAAAAGGCAACAGGTTATTGCGGATCAGATTTAAGGGCGTTATGCACTGAAGCTGTTTTGCAGGGATTAAGAAGAACATATCCCCAAATATATATGACAAGCAATCGATTACTTCTGGATCCTGAACGTGTCGAA gTAAAAAAGCGAGATTTCTTACAAGCCAGTTCTATGCTCGTTTCATCATCGCAAAGAGTATCGCCTTGTGctcgaagaaaattgcaaGCATTTATGGAACCTCTTCTAGGACCTCCACTGGAGGAGTTAATAAGTTCCATAAAAGGAGTATTTCCTCAAGGAATCAATCCTGTTATGGCGAA AGTTAAAATTACTAAAGGAATCCATCGTCCGAGGTTACTAATTTCTGGAGGAAATTTATCTGAAGGTCAAGGGCCCCATTTAGCACAAGCGTTATTATATCACATGGAACATCTACCCGTTCAAACATTAGACGTTAGTACCCTTTTTGCGGAGAGTGGACGATCTCCAGAAGAAACCTGTGTGCAA GTATTTAATGAAGCTGCCAGGAATGTACCGtccataatttatattcggTCAATTGATCAATGGTGGCCACTTGTACCTGAAACTGTGAAAGCAGTTTTCTTGTGTCGTATTGCAGCACTCGATCCTTCATTGCCTATTCTAATTTTGGCTACGAGTGATACGATGTATCAAGATCTCCCTAACCAATTGCGAAGTCTCTTTAGTGAGCTTCGTGGGGAAGTTTATTCGATGAAAACACCAACGGCCGAACAAAGATCGAAATTCTTCCGACCCATTTTTATGATTCAAAGTTTAAAATCGCCTAAAATAAAGgacgataaaattgaaattttggaaGAACTTCCTTTAGCACCGGATCCCATACCAAAGAAATTaacagaagaagagagaaagatattatatgaaaaagaagaagtttCTTTGAGAGAACTAAGAATctttttaagagaaatttgtgCAAAACTAGCAAGGAATCgaca ATTTTTCATGTTCACAAAACCAGTGGATACGGAAGAAGTACCAGATTATAACATGATTATAAAACAGCCAATGGACTTGGAAACCATGATGACAAAGATTGATATGCACTGTTATCTTTGTGCCAGGGATTTTCTTGACGACATAGATCTAATTTGCAAAAATGCATTAGAATATAATCCTGATAG CTTACGTGATAGGCCTTCGCTTGGAATATTGAAGAG AGATCCAGCTGATAAATTGATAAGACATCGCGCATGTTCCCTTCGTGACAATGCGTATGCGTTAATAAAAGCAGAATTGGATTCCGACTTTGAAGACAAATGtcgtgaaatttcgaaaaatcgtaggGTTATCGAAAGTAAAAGTAATCATaacactgaaaataaaatccaatcTAAATCAACGCTAGAGCAACCTGAGTCGACAACTGAACGAAGTGAGAAAAAAGATACTGGAAGTCCTAGTCATGCTCTTGTTGTGAACGGAAAGAGATATAGTAATTCTAGAAAACGTAGAATACCTGCCTGGGCCAGGGGATTCGTGAAAAAGGTCcataagaagaaaaaaattgcatttgaTGACAGCGTTACTACTTTTGACAGCAAAGTCTGTCTAACTAATGAAACTACCAGCattgatttagaaaaattccaAGAGTTCGAAACTGAGGCAAACAGTGTTCTGAACGGACATGTACCGTTGTTCAATAATTCTGACACTGAAAATGATTCGCAaaacgaaaattcgaaagaCGCGCAAACAGCACAAACCAATTGTGTCACTGAACAACGGATCGACGAGCTTGAAAATATCCATATATGTTTcgtagaagaagaaaaacatGAGAAAAACACGGAGAATGCTGGATCTAATTCCTCGTCTAGGCGAGAGAGTATGGACGAGTTATCGTTTGCTATCGAGAGTGATTCTAGTCCAGCCAGATTTGAGGAAAACGAAAAACTTATTGTAGATAAGAATGAGTTGGAAACTGCATGGCAACATACTGTCGATGTTACGAAAGATTTCCCGGTCGAAGTTTTATGTGACATCTATGTGCAACTGAGTCGCTGTGTAGGAAAATATGCTCAGAGTTATGATAGAAAATCACTGCCAAAG gaTTTGCTCAAGGAGGTAAAACGGTTTGAAGAATTCAAGACAACGTACGAGAAAGGGCATCATGTCGCTAATCAGACAGAAATGCTATAA
- the Ift52 gene encoding intraflagellar transport 52 isoform X2, with protein sequence MNSIRTFLNSSGHILVMLGEGGENKSNTNVNFLLEEFGIMVNNDSVIRMSYSQIMHPKECLISQGMSNKSIFSKNHDEYINTKYLYPYGATLNVAQPSVVALSSGSLAVPMNRPICAYYYNEASGGKLVVLGSSKMLTDMYIEKEKNDVLREMIFDFFESKEIVTKEYQMDDVDFWEYNFVPDITQQADNPKVCTQDMDTMDNSYDYTKLFKHHLYSINLNMVPACIKAYEVLDVKHEPLSLIPPHFESPLPPTQASVFPPSFQELPPPALELFDLDEAFSSDLLKLSQLTNKYMATKDLSKDVEVDHYIREFGSLVRIHNTNIHTAKEVLNSVFQSICRYKAMHE encoded by the exons ATGAACTCCattcgaacatttttaaattcttctggtCATATTTTAGTCATGCTTGGTGAAGGTggtgaaaataaatcaaacacaAATGTAAATTTCTTACTTGAAGAATTTGGTATAATGGTGAACAATG aTAGTGTAATTCGTATGAGCTACAGTCAAATAATGCATCCAAAAGAATGTTTAATTTCCCAGGGAAtgtcaaataaatcaatattttcaaaaaatcatgATGAATATAT aaatacaaaatatttgtatccaTATGGTGCAACCTTAAATGTGGCTCAGCCATCAGTAGTTGCATTATCTAGTGGATCACTTGCAGTTCCAATGAACAGACCCATTTgtgcatattattataatgaagcTAGTGGTGGTAAATTAGTTGTCTTAGGTTCGTCGAAAATGTTAACTGACATGTATattgagaaagaaaaaaatgatgtATTGAGAGAAATGATATTTGACTTTTTTGAATCAAAAGAAATCGTGACTAAAGAATATCAAATGGATGATGTAGAT TTTTGGGAATACAATTTTGTGCCTGACATAACTCAACAAGCAGACAATCCAAAAGTATGCACACAAGATATGGACACAATGGATAATTCTTAcgattatactaaattattcaaGCATCACttgtattcaataaatttaaacatgGTACCAGCTTGCATAAAAGCTTATGAAGTTTTAGATGTAAAACATGAACCTTTAAGCTTAATTCCACCACATTTTGAGTCTCCATTACCTCCTACGCAAGCAtca GTTTTTCCACCAAGTTTTCAAGAATTACCTCCACCAGCTTTGGAACTATTTGACTTGGATGAAGCCTTCAGTTCTGATCTACTGAAACTTTctcaattaacaaataaatacatgGCAACGAAAGATTTATCAAAAGATGTTGAAGTGGATCATTACATCAGAGAATTTGGAAGCCTAGTAAGAATACACAACACTAACATTCACACAGCAAAAGAAGTGTTAAATTCTGTCTTCCAATCTATATGTAGATATAAAGCCATGCATGAATAA
- the Ift52 gene encoding intraflagellar transport 52 isoform X1, which produces MSSIFSGGDSSGNTNIIIFDATKCKRKLNEEFKVLQRKLKSKWKFVENNDPLTDETLSTCKVLVLPGPQNKFTELEMNSIRTFLNSSGHILVMLGEGGENKSNTNVNFLLEEFGIMVNNDSVIRMSYSQIMHPKECLISQGMSNKSIFSKNHDEYINTKYLYPYGATLNVAQPSVVALSSGSLAVPMNRPICAYYYNEASGGKLVVLGSSKMLTDMYIEKEKNDVLREMIFDFFESKEIVTKEYQMDDVDFWEYNFVPDITQQADNPKVCTQDMDTMDNSYDYTKLFKHHLYSINLNMVPACIKAYEVLDVKHEPLSLIPPHFESPLPPTQASVFPPSFQELPPPALELFDLDEAFSSDLLKLSQLTNKYMATKDLSKDVEVDHYIREFGSLVRIHNTNIHTAKEVLNSVFQSICRYKAMHE; this is translated from the exons atgaGCTCAATTTTCAGCGGTGGTGATAGTAGTGgtaatacgaatattattatttttgatgcTACCAAGTGCAAGAGAAAACTGAATGAAGAATTTAAAGTGTTgcaacgaaaattgaaatcgaaatgGAAATTTGTTGA AAACAATGATCCATTAACAGATGAAACTTTATCAACATGTAAAGTGCTAGTGCTGCCGGGAcctcaaaataaattcacggAATTGGAAATGAACTCCattcgaacatttttaaattcttctggtCATATTTTAGTCATGCTTGGTGAAGGTggtgaaaataaatcaaacacaAATGTAAATTTCTTACTTGAAGAATTTGGTATAATGGTGAACAATG aTAGTGTAATTCGTATGAGCTACAGTCAAATAATGCATCCAAAAGAATGTTTAATTTCCCAGGGAAtgtcaaataaatcaatattttcaaaaaatcatgATGAATATAT aaatacaaaatatttgtatccaTATGGTGCAACCTTAAATGTGGCTCAGCCATCAGTAGTTGCATTATCTAGTGGATCACTTGCAGTTCCAATGAACAGACCCATTTgtgcatattattataatgaagcTAGTGGTGGTAAATTAGTTGTCTTAGGTTCGTCGAAAATGTTAACTGACATGTATattgagaaagaaaaaaatgatgtATTGAGAGAAATGATATTTGACTTTTTTGAATCAAAAGAAATCGTGACTAAAGAATATCAAATGGATGATGTAGAT TTTTGGGAATACAATTTTGTGCCTGACATAACTCAACAAGCAGACAATCCAAAAGTATGCACACAAGATATGGACACAATGGATAATTCTTAcgattatactaaattattcaaGCATCACttgtattcaataaatttaaacatgGTACCAGCTTGCATAAAAGCTTATGAAGTTTTAGATGTAAAACATGAACCTTTAAGCTTAATTCCACCACATTTTGAGTCTCCATTACCTCCTACGCAAGCAtca GTTTTTCCACCAAGTTTTCAAGAATTACCTCCACCAGCTTTGGAACTATTTGACTTGGATGAAGCCTTCAGTTCTGATCTACTGAAACTTTctcaattaacaaataaatacatgGCAACGAAAGATTTATCAAAAGATGTTGAAGTGGATCATTACATCAGAGAATTTGGAAGCCTAGTAAGAATACACAACACTAACATTCACACAGCAAAAGAAGTGTTAAATTCTGTCTTCCAATCTATATGTAGATATAAAGCCATGCATGAATAA
- the Spase22-23 gene encoding signal peptidase complex subunit Spase22-23, whose amino-acid sequence MHSLFTRGNAIAAYALSVLACVTFCCFLSTVFIDYRAYATLNTVKVVVKNVPDYSASREKNDLGYLTFDLQTDLTPLFNWNVKQLFLYLTAEYRTENNDFNQVILWDKIVLRGDKAALDFKNMNTKYYFWDDGNGLRGNKNVTLTLSWNIIPNAGLLPSVNAFGFHTFEFPSEYTSLRV is encoded by the exons ATGCATTCTCTTTTTACGCGTGGTAATGCTATTGCAGCTTATGCATTGAGTGTTCTGGCGTGTGTAACATTTTGTTGTTTTCTTTCGACTGTATTTATTGATTATAGAGCCTATGCAACATTAAATACCGTAAAAGTAGTTGT aaaaaatgTGCCTGATTATAGTGCATCAAGGGAAAAGAATGATCTCGGATATTTAACATTTGATTTACAAACTGAT CTTACTCCGTTGTTTAATTGGAATGTTAAACAACTATTTTTATACCTCACAGCTGAATATCGAACAGAAAACAATGATTTTAACCAG GTAATATTGTGGGATAAAATAGTACTTCGAGGAGATAAAGCAGCactagattttaaaaatatgaacacaaaatattacttttgGGATGATGGTAATGGTTTAAG gggaaataaaaatgtaacgtTAACGTTATCATGGAATATTATACCAAATGCAGGACTTCTACCAAGCGTCAATGCTTTTGGTTTTCATACTTTTGAATTCCCATCGGAATACACATCGTTGCGGGTGTAA